DNA sequence from the Planctomycetota bacterium genome:
TCGCGGCCCGGGGTGCAGTCCCGCCGATCGCGGGCTATATTTCGGTGTCCACCGGGTCCGTCCCAGATCACGGTCCCGGCGACGTGGCGGCGTAGCTCAGTTGGTTAGAGCACCGGCTTCATAAGCCGGGTGTCGCCGGTTCGAGTCCGGCCGCCGCTATTCCCGGTTTTCAACGAGGCCCACCGCGTCAGGATCCTGTTCGTCTACGCCAACCAGAGCGACGTCTGCCGCGATCTGCGGATCCGAACGTCATGTGTGGCCAACGGAAGCCTGCCGGCGCGGGCCGTGGCCACGATGAGTCGATCGGCTGGATCCTGGTGGAAGGTCGCCGGGAGGCGATTCATCTCGGCGACAACGGCGGGCGTGATGGGGACAAGCTCGACGGCGGACGGTGAGGCGGCGATCCGCAACCAATCCTCGAGGGCATCGTCGAGCCGCAGCCGACCAAGCTG
Encoded proteins:
- a CDS encoding type II toxin-antitoxin system VapC family toxin, which encodes MTKSPLLDTHVWVWWILGDTRLSARERTALDDLPSGQRPRLCDISLWEVAMLVQLGRLRLDDALEDWLRIAASPSAVELVPITPAVVAEMNRLPATFHQDPADRLIVATARAGRLPLATHDVRIRRSRQTSLWLA